AGAGTTAGTTTTCTCTTCCTCTTTCTATCTTTCTCCAAAATtcaatctaattaattaatattaattgtattgtagttattattatattttgtaactATACTGATGTATATAATTCTTATAATTTGTATTCTATAACTCTTTGTTGTATCATcagtttaatttgtaaatttaaTTAAGGATTGGGAACAATTAGGGATctaattacttttataaattgttgATTGTTAGTTATGTTAGGGTTtaatctctttttttatttgattagaTTGTTTAAATGAATTATTGGTTAGGGTGTATGATAAAAAATAATGTGAGCCAGCTTGTACCAagtatttgtaatttttatgattttatcatcatctttttgggttttttttttaaaaactcaaTTATTAAGTATATACTTTTTTCTGATGTTTTGTAGCCAAGGACAGACAAAATTTGGAGTTTGTGGATATTTGGAATTTTGTTAGTTACTTACAACTGAAATAGATGTCctgaaaattgaaattttgaaattgtgAAATAAAAAAGTGAATTACTTTTGTGTTTTAATTGGTGCATTTATGTAGAGTATGTtggtgacattttttttttatcttgacGGTGTCTTGCGTATTGCAGGTCTGTGAAAACGATTACTTATGAGTCATTAAATCATATATTGCGGCTGATAAATGGTTTCTCAGCAATGTTACTGGCTATCATGCCTGGGAAAACTAACATGCTTGAAGGAATCCATGGTTGGGAGCTCAGACCATCTTTTCGTGGACCCCGGCTTCCTCGTTGGATGGAGAAGTAAGCTtctttaatattattatcattattaaatttGGTAACTTGACATGGGTTATTTAAGTTGGGCTAAAACTTAATAGGGGTTGGTTGGAGATTTGGTAATAATGATGCAGTATTTTGTTCCCTTTGTTCATTATATGGATAATCATCCGTTCATTTCTTTATCTGGTGGTTTTTCATGTTTCAGATTCTGTCATTAGTGTTGTATTCTTTATTCATATGAAACTTTTATGAAATGGTGTTATTTTCACCCCTTCCTATACTGTGTTGTCTAATTGTATGGCCCTCCAACTTCATGTTTACCTTTCATGACATATGGGGAACAAGTTTGTTTCTAAGTTAGCAACAATCTATGACCATTTGTAACGTTATGGTCATAGATTGTATGACCATTTGTACCATTTCGTCTAATTGTATGGCCCTCCAATTTGCTTTAGCACGATACGTTACTTTTCTACATTCTTGTTTTATTGACACGCCTTCTATTTTATTGGTAGTGGGGTGTCTTCCTTTAACCAGTTTGTTCATGAACTATCCATGGATTCTGACTCGGCATCGAGTGTAGATTATTCATCTGGCGAAGAGTCAAATggtgattatgatgatgatgatgatgattatgattacGTATCCCCTCCATCTCCGTCATCACAAAGTTCTCGATTCTCTAGGGCAAGTAGCCGAAGCAGGCGTGAAAAGCACCGGTCACACTGGTTTTTTTCCTTAGTCATGTGGCTTCTGCTTCCTGTGAGGCTGATTACTGTGATACCATTATATCTGTACAGCGTGTTTCTCAGTAAAGGTTTAAAGGGACCCACGAGCAGCCAAGAAAGAGTGCAGACTTCACAAGTCCATGCTGGTAGGAAAACATTGGATTATGTTGTCCAACTGGCTACCGACAGAAGACGTGGAGTTATAGAGGTTTGCTTGTAATCTAATGGTTAGCTATCATTGGATGTGACAGTTCAGACCTGTTCACTTATGAATGGGTGTTCGGAATATGATATTCTTAGCCTTCAAATGGGTGAATACAGAGTTGCCTAAAAGGAAGTGGATTGAAAGTTTTTTAGAGTTTATTTTAATGACTAAAGCTGCTAATCTTGCTATTCTAAgagatattttttttgaattaagAGGGTATAAATTTTGTCGTCACAACTGTATTTTTTTTGGatgaggattccctcaagttcctccaacttgactagtcaagttgggaggatcttgacccttgtgggaggatcttgacccttgattgaaaatcaagggctaagattcaatcattaactttaaatcttggcccttgattttcaatcaagggttaagatcctcccaacttgactagtcaagttaggggaacttgagggaatccccttccattttttttagtatatataagaaTTGAAATTCTGATGTACGTACTTCTGTTGAACTAACAGAACTTAATCGCACCGATTTGCATCGCCCATAAACCTTCCTTTTATGGCCCAGACCCACTTTTAATAATTTGCATAACTCACCTATCTTCTCACCTCTAGCTTTCGTAATAATACCAAAGATTGCCAGCTTCACAACTTCATATTTACTTTTCCGTTTCTCTAATTTCAGGATCTGCATCTAGGAATAGAGTTTTTTATAGAAACCATATTTGATGGTATTCACAAGGCAGCTTCTTGTTTTCTTTCTCCAATGGATTCTCTAAGGGAGTTATTGAGGTGGTCTTCTCCCGTGGCTCACCCCGATGATTCGAGTGCGTATGTTACAACTGCTACTCTTGGTGAGGATGACCCTACCCCCACAGAAAGAAAAGCTAGATTGAATAGTCCCCTGAATACAGATGCCAGGACATGTCAAGATGTTATCACAGAGCTTGGGTAAgaactttaattttttaaccAGTTGGTTCAAAGATAGAAAATGGAGGCTGAGATGTGACATACAGTAAATTCCAACTGATATAACTATACTTCTGATTAATCTCGAGATACTAAATGTAAACATAAAATTAGAGAAGATCCTgcatagttttaaatttgaaaaatttaaaCACAAGATAAATGAGCGATGCGTGTTTCCTTCTTCGATTGTCCCATAGCAACTGTGAGACGTTCCTTTTAAGATTCTTGTTCACATTTAGCTTTTCTGCCTTCCATATTAATATTTACAATCGTTAATGAATATTAGTGGCATCGTCAGCTTTTCTCCACTTTGTCATGTTATTGAAGGGCAAATTAGATAAATGTATTATTAGTCAGAGATTCTGGCACATGTGTTTGATTTATGGTTCTTTTGGGACTGAAGGAGTTAAAATGTTGCCGACTTGACCTTGTGGAGTGAAAATAGGAATCTCATGAAAAAGGCATTATCAGTACTCATGAAAAAGTACTCGAAATCATGCACATCACAATTCACACATCTAAAAATCTTCAGGTACCCTTATGAAGCTATCAAGGTGGTTACGGCTGATGGATATGTTCTCCTTTTGGAGCGAATTCCAAGGTGGAACTTTGGTTCTTGCGTGCACTTCCTAAATTTACTTCTCATTGTATCGAGAAGTTGATTTTGACTAATTATTTTCTCTTTTTGCTGTAGACGTGATGCTAGAAAGGTGGTTTATCTACAACACGGAGTCTTTGATTCATCTATGGGGTAATATTTATGTTCTTGTTACTTCTTGGTTAAGTTTTTCCAAATGTGTTTATGTGGGAGTAATTAAAAGAGATTAATTAATGAAGATTAATATCCAAAAATGAATatggttaaaaataataaatcacgCAAGACCATTGCAAAGGCAACTGATTTCTTCTATAATTCTAAGAATCCTAGGTTGATATACTTCGGTATGCATTCAGTAGTTATATTTATCTATCATGAAGAATTAATGGGAGTCTTGCACGGTACTTGGAAGacatatatttacataacaATTTAGAGGATTAGCTAAGCCACAAATAGTTAATTTTTGTCCAACACAGATTAAACAGGTCATATGCTTGTCCAACAGTTTTTTTACCCGTTTAGAAAACCACCTAATCATGATTTTGTTTAAGTGGTGGCATATGGGCAGTTTCAGTAGGTTCGTATGAGTTGTTTTCTGacaatgggtcatagtggtcgGGCTAATCTGCTGCGTAGTGCCCTTTTACCTTCCATACTTTGAGTTATTCAATTTGAAAGCCATAAGGATTTGTCTTACCACAAATTTTAACTCTTAACACTATTTGATGTTTAGTTATCTGAACCTTTGTGCCGCAACTAACTGCATTGAGCACATATGTGTAAGGAGTATCATAAACATGTAGTTAAAGAATCAGGAATTAACAAGTTTGGAATCAATCTATTCTTAGCATCTCATTGTCATTCGATTTACATTATACTACAAGCCATTGAccttaaataaacataaataaaagattggCCACTAACCACTTGCATCCAACAAGTGGAATAAGAGGCTAAGCCAAATTGAAAAGATGAAGAGGGATATATGTGATCCTTATTGATATGAATGTATCATTTTGCTTATGTTTACCTGCCGCTgataaatttttggttttcaacTGTTTATACATGAGTAGTTTTTGGATGCACAAAATACTAATAGTTCGTCAAACGTGCTGAAAGTGAACATATATTTGTGGACAAATTTGGCTATGCACAAGcttctaatttatttattattttgatatctttAATGTGGACAGTTATTTTTCCCCTGCAGTTGGGTGTCTAATGGAGTTGTTGGTTCTCCCGCTTTTGCAGCTTATGATCAAGGTTTGCAGTTGATCTTTTCCTCTGCAGGCATCTTTTACTATGTccaatttatatactaatatattttcCTTTTTCAGGCTATGATGTCTTTCTGGGTAATTTCCGTGGTCTAGTTTCAAGAGAACATGTCGACAGGAACATGTCTTCACGAGAGTAAGCTTCTAAGCCTtcacatttaaaattaaacaatctATATTGAGAAATGCTACGTTATCCACAGACACTTTGTAAAATAGTACTTCTGATATATTGATACAAGTATTAAATATGATTTATAGGTATTGGCGTTACTCCATCAATGAGCATGGGATCCAAGATATACCAGCCATGATAGAGAAAATCCATATAGTGAAAACTTCGGAGTTGAAGTCTGTACCAGAAATCGACACTGAACGAACAAACCATGAGCAACCTTATAAAATTTGTGCAATCTGCCACAGCTTAGGAGGAGCTGCAATTCTCATGTACGTCATAACCCGCCGTGTGGAAGAAAAACCTCACCGCCTCTCAAGATTAATCCTTTTATCGCCAGCTGGCTTCCATCATGACTCGACATTTGTTTTAACAGCACTTGAGTACTTTCTCCTTTGGTTTGCACCCATTTTACGACCTCTTGTACCCGCTTTTTACATTCCCACAAGGTTTTTCCGGATGTTGGTTAATAAATTAGCACGGGATTTCCATAATTATCCTGCTGTTGGTGGGGTTGTTCAAACCCTAATGGGTTATATGTTAGGTGGTGACAACTCCAATTGGGTTGGAGCAATAGGCTTACCCCATTACAACATGAATGATATGCCTGGGGTGTCTTTTCGGGTTGCACACCATTTAGCTCAAATGAAGCATGCACGAAAATTCAGGATGTTTGACTATGGCAGTCCTTCAGCTAACATGGAAATCTACGGTTCACCGGAACCATTGGATTTGGGGGAATATTATGGGCTCATTGATGTTCCAGTGGACCTTGTTGCGGGGAGGAAAGACAAGGTGATCCCTCCATCCATGGTGAGAAGACATTATAGGCTAATGAGAGACGCTGGTTTAGAGGTATCTTATAATGAATTTGAGTATGCTCATTTGGATTTTACATTTTCTCACCGTGAGGAACTTATGGGATATGTAATGTCTCGTTTGTTACTCGATGCACCTGCTACTAAGCACAAATCcttgaaattgaagaaaaagGAAGGGAGAGGTGAATGCTAAGCAAGAGGTCAGTTCTTGATCATGTTCTTTCCTGTGTCATTTTGGTATACAAGGATGATAGATTGATACGTGTAAGTTGTAACTATCTTATATCCACTAGTTAGAGATTATGTTGTATAGGAGTTGTGTCAAGTTCTCCCTTAGCGTTTTTTAAGTGGATGGAGATATTTGGCTAGTGTAGTAAAGCTGGGTATGTGAGAGATGAAGTCTATAGTTTTATATGAAGCTAATTGCAGTTATCTCTTATAGTTAGAGGGAGCCCATGATATTGTATGTTACTGGCGAAATATATTCCTGAGTTTGATACCATATGGATCTATCTCGATCATTTCTAATTGTCATTATCTGAGCATTATCAGTATTATCTATCCCACTTGTATATTTGTCGTCTTCTTATTCTTGTTTTCAAATATCTGTAGTATATGatctagtgtgtgtgtgtgtgtacgcATGATTTTAACACTGTTTGTTACATTTCTGCAAGACTTTGCCttcagggaaaaaaaaaaaaaaagtttatgttgTGTCATGGATCTGACTTGTAAGTTTGCATCCTCTTCATATCCCACCCTTATTAAAATCATAGtcctaaaaagtaaaaaccatAACAGCTTCATCAACTTACCCTCTATTAGCACACACAGCGAGTAATGTATCATAAGTTACTGAACCTAGTTGTAACCTTTCCTGTCTCATTTCGGTAAACAAACTTAACAATCATTCTCAATCATATCCACCTATAGCAAACGCATAAATAACAGTAGTATAAGTCAATAATTAGGTAATGTTCTCTTTCTTTATCCTGTCAAGTAATTGTAACAATACCTCATACTGTCCATTTCGTCCATAAAACATATGGACGTGTAACTAAATACAAGAGAAACACCTCCTTtcggcatttcatcaaacacttctaAGCATTTATCGACCAAGTTTCTCATAGTATTTGTTTAAACAAACGCAACCGTTGCCAGTAGCAACGCTGACACAAGTTTCGTAAACACAATAGCAAAATCATTTGAacctaatttatttttaacGGTTCAAGACACCTTGTGATGTTGCCACGTCGGGTAATCCAGATAATTTGTTATTTAACAGAACTGTATTTACCTTTTTCACGCCGTTTTTCGGGTATcaaaagtttacattttttgtgtttttagttGATAATGAGGCAATACCGAAATGACTTGCACCACTGATGGCTATACATAATTTCCTGAAACATGCAGCTGCCGTTATGATTCTAGACATACCAACGGAATCATAACATCAAGTAGtgaaaaaagaaatagaaatgaGGTACATGGGTTTCTCTCATATGTACGATGtatatagaaaaatgaaaaataaaatacaatttggaaaaaaaaatgcattgCATTGCATTGAATTAGTACATTACATGAAGTAAATATTCAAGAAAACATGGATTCTAAAAACAAAATCGACACACCTTTTCTTCTGgtgtacagtcgtagagaatcAAATAGCTAAGCTAATCACGGAGGATGATTGATGGTGTTGTTGGATCATTGGATATGGTTCCATGTTGTTGTTTTCTTCCATAGAAAAGAGTCATGTATGCAATAATGAAGCAAAATGTTACTAGGATTGTTAAGTCAAGACACAAGACCATATACCTAATCCAGTGAAGGCCAGGGGAGATGAACGCACAAAATGCTAGGAAGAGAGGCACAACAAGCGAAGAAGCTGCAGGTAAAATGATGGGGAAGTGGTCGTCCTCTGGTTGACTAGCACCTACATGTTTCCAAAATAGATAGTAGGCGAAAAGGGTGGCAGTAAAGAGAATACATATGGCGGGATACGCAATCCATGGGTTGAGGTCGAGGGGGACAAATATGACAACGATGACGCATAAACATGCAATGGTGGCCGAGAAGTAACCAATACATTTAAAGATGTTGTAGTGGATATCCCTTATCAAACTTTGCAAGCAGTGGctggtaaaaattattaaaatcgCAGTTGCAAGTATTGTGACAGATAATGATACAATGACCATGATGATAAAAAATCCAGCACGAGTTTTAAAAGTGGATTGCCAAATGTGTTCAAAATTGGCTGTAAGCACTAATATCAACAATAGATACATAAACATTTGAGCCAAAATATACAACATCCAAAAGTAGAATTTCAACCTGAAATacgatgaaaaaaaatattaatcaattACTCCTTATGATCCGTTCTGTTGCTTGTGAACAGTGGTTTCAAAAAGTAATACTAAATAGAAAAGGATGGTAAAAAAGAGGTAATTGGGACTTACTGTGGattagcagcagcagcaggcGTTTCTTGATTTACTTCTTGTCTAACAGAAATCGAAACATGCCCAACTTTTCCTGAATATCATCAGAGGATTCcatgatttttggtttttgttttgatttggtTGATTACCCCTTCCTCCTCCTACACTTGCAAACGTGACTCAGTAAGAGTTAGACTCCGTCAGggagaatttcatatataccccGTTTTAACACCTCaattacatattatattatattatattatatattaaaacaaaattttgaaaaacgtgtaaagaatagtatactttttattttttttattttcaccacataagtttcaatctttatatttttaacactaaactataatactttttagtaaactttttgttctatttattttcaccacaaaactttcaatctttacacttttagcactaaactataatattttttagtaatagtataatttttattctttttactttcaccacagaagtttcaatctttacacttttaacactaaactataatacttttattagactttttagcgtgtaaagaatagtatatatttttttttccaccacataagtttcaatctttacatttttagcactaaactataatactttttagtaaactttttgttctatttattttaaccataagactttcaatctttatacttttaacactaaactataatattttttagtaatagtatactttttattctttttactttcaccacagaagtttcaatctttacacttttagcactaaactataatactttttagtaaactttttattctttttattttcaacacaaaactttcaatttttacacttttagcactaaactataatattttttagtaaactttgtatttttttattttcattacaatattttaactttttacacttttagcactaaactttcatagtttttaattttcttttattttaaggtacgggaaagcgtgtatagaatagtataatttttaatttattttttattttcaccacaatagtttcactctttacacttttagaacaaaacttttataattcttagtaaactttttaatctttttatcttcACCATAATATTTTAACCCCTTACACTTTTCacactaaatttttctactttttgataatcttttattttaactacaacattttaacctcttacactttaacaacaaactttttaacacatatattaaaaagaaatgtacgggaaaacttgtaaagaataataataaactttctattcattttattttcaccacaacattttaaccccttatacttttagcaccaaattattatactttttgattttcttttattttcaccacaacatttaagtctattacacttttagcactaaacttttatatgaacgactttcactttcacacaaaacttttacagttcattttttaactgacaaatatcagtttttaataatttgaataatatgtgttttcttcaaaaagtttatggcacattatctcttaaataatatttttttattaaatcgttaatTAATGTAATGTCTCTCGGGGCAACGTCTGGGTGACATATCTTGTTTACTCaactaaaactaataatttcatatatatacccaattttagtttataatctATCATATTTGTCCATTCTATTATAATATGATTAATAACCAAACTTATATCAACAAACTCCCAAATAGCACTTATAGAGAAGTACTACATACCTGACACTTGAAGATATCATATACAAGAGCAAGAGTTAGATTGGTACCAAGTAAACATccgaaaacatatacaaaatgaGTATAAAATAAGAGGAGGGGGACACGTCAATGaagtataataaaaacatactttAATATTGCAAGCAAAATGTGGTTCATGGTACACTTCACTCCTGGAACACACATCTTTTTATTTTGGTGAAGCCGTGAAACACCGTCTGCTCTGACTTTAAATTTTTGTGATTGTCGTACTCATTTGATAGACTGGTAGTACATCTTTTGGATAGGTAACTcataaatattcatacaaacACATCGGATTTCTAACTGTTTATTATTAGTTGGTTGTGATGGTAAATTATAAGAGACCGATTACGATTTTTGATGATGTAAATTTGGTTATTAATCATATTATAATAGAATGGACAAATATGAtagattataaattaaaattgggtatgtataaaattattagttttagttGGATAAATATGTAAGTATGGTGTTAAAATagggtatatatgaaattctccctaatttttttttaataataataacacgaATAACTAACATGGTGTCAGCGCAATTCGACAATGGTGATAGATGGCTGCCACGACTCGTTAATCGTTATGGTGTTAATGTAGactattaatgtaaatataattattggAATTGACTAATCCTTCTAActtagcctaaaaattctcctaatactctaagaaggtgacatgtattatctactaattctctttcttaatattACCCCTTgacatgtcatcatccaataattaagaggatttttaggctattttgttagtaggattaatcatttcccagaattaatataatggttagtgtagttattttaaaagttattggtgatgtaatttattttatttagggtACTTTAGGTATATTAGTGgatataattaaattagtaaataaagaaaaaagatgattaagaaaaaaaatagggaATATTTCAGTTATAACTAGAAATAGTatctgcgcgttgcggcggtgagatggtgggggtgataggtcaagtcatagagtatgatagccaaatgccttagtcgtatgagctccaccctcggatttaaaaattcgttagaagtatatcgaatgacatctcttatgaaagagcatgaaattttaagaacactcatacaatttttctAGTTTATCGgtatacgatttttgagataaaacatttgaatgaattagagaaatagaatgatttatggataagatggaaaaaaaataagtggttgacaTTTGAGGAGagtgaaaaaaaatgagtggttgagatataaggttattataagtatattaggtagaaatgtttaaattagtgaatacaGAATAAGAAATtattaatcctcctaaccaaatagcctaataatcctcctaactatgagataatgacatgtgaaaaaatcagggggcaagattaggaaagagaattagtggatttcacatgtcaccttcttaacgttttaaaaggattattatgctacgtggttaggaggatttatcattttccatacaaaatagggtattttgggtagtttaaatcatcttttcttaaataaaaaaaagcaaaatgttttataagatagtattaagAGTAACTTTGAATATGTTCATAAATTAAAAAGctgtttttatatgtaaatatagataataacaataataacaacaacaacaacaataataatacgaGGTTGTTACGTAGGACGGAGGGCTTGATGTATGTGTCGACTTGTCAGGGTCATCTCCCTTGACATAGACTGATATGGTTGACTTTGTGTCTGATCGTGCAGTTATTGAGGCTGCACAACGTAAATGTGTTAAATACGAGGCTAAGTGTGCAGATTGTGGATATGAATTTCTCCCTTTTTCATTCTCTTCCTTTGGGAAACTCGAGAAGGACGTAGTAACTCTACTAAAGCGAATCCGAAGGTTCTCTGTGTCTCAAGACATTGGTTCACATGCTGCTACTCAAATATTTAGTAGGATTAGTTTTGCTATTATCTCGGCTTcccactaatttcttgtaaatcctacGAATTTTTAATGGAgtggtttttatataaattaaaaataaataataaacaatataataataataataataataataataataataataataataataataataataataataataataataataataggtaGAGATGTATGATGTATGTTTTTCATAAGATAACATCTCCTTTTATATAATACATTAACTATCTACCAAAaattaaaacagaattaaaatattcttgaaacgacacatgACGtgatccttgatcgacacgtgtccttttaatatatttattttattaaattagtcttttttagttgtatatagattcagtttccttattagacttaaaattaaactctaactcttggcttatatacaaaacacatcataaccttatttgattgattattttctgattaataatattacttataataataagttattaacacgaagatttaaaaatttgattttacgattcgaaatcacaaggctaattgtcatcatccactatgcttacaagttccgattttgacgtgattgtaaaaatttaagataaatccaaaactctaactaaacatattatatttatcattactgttcaTTATAATTAAGTTTCGAtaatcggtttactttaaccacaatttatttcatactcacgaattaTATATgtggcatattcgaatttctttatgatacaatttatatagctatCGTATATTTCatgggtattaagactagtaatTATAATCTCATACGTTGATTATATCATTGTATTTTTGATAAAAGTAGTTTATGTGTCGCAATAATGTTATTAAAAGAATATTTAGGTGGATATAATAAAGGATCtatcatttttgaaaaaaaaaaataatagagaAACATTTACATACAAATGGAGGTTGAGAATACAATATAAGCTTGTCAAATATTTAATCTTAGAGACTAATCACTAGATAATCAATGTATTTTCTTCTTTTACATGATTGCCCATTAAACCCAAAATATAAATGTGTATTACCAACAAACTTTTCAATTTGTTCATGATTGACCATCACCTTCAAAACTGCTTCTCTCTCGTATACAAATCTTCAAAACCGCTTCTCTCTCATCACAATAAACCCAGATTCCGGccatctaaaaaaaaaacttatcaaTTAATATGTTATGTTTATTGGGTAAGGAAAGATATCTCAATTTGTGAAACTAGTTGTTATTACGTTGCCGTTTGTAGTTTGTTAAATTGTGATACTTATGTGAGCACAAAATACATATCGACATCTATGTGCTGATGGCATCTCATTTTCAGGTTCAGTTTGGTTTTGAATAGTTGGTCTCTTTTGTTAGATCATATGGCTGATGACATATCTAGTCTTCATATACCTAGCTTTGCAGATAAAAATTTCCCTTTTAAATCCACCCTAAATTTTGGATCTTCGTCTCTGAAATTAAAGCCTTTCAAACCTATTTTAAGGGCTGATATACAGCTACTTCAATGTGCTGGAGGTGGTAGTGGTGTTGGCGGTGTGTTGGACATAGCGATGGCGGAGGTGGAGGCGGTGGCGGTGGAACATTTGATAGTTTTGGGCCGATGGGATTTCTTCTTAGTGGGTGGAGAGCAAGGGTTGCTGCTATTGTTAAAGGCTAGGAGGTGGTGGATGATATTCTTTTCAATTTAAttgataagttttttttttttacatggcCGGAATTTGGTTTTATTGTGATGAGAGAGAAGCGGTTTTGAAGATTTGTATATGAGAGAGAAGCAGTTTTGAAGGTGATGGTCAATCATGTACAAATTGAAAAGTTTGTTGGTAATACACATTTATATTTTAGGTTTCATCCAGTGATTAATCCCTTAATCttaaatcaaattttaatattttaattccaAAACAAATATGAATACCTAaatttattatacaaaaaatatttaaaaataaccaGTATGTTGAGGAATGTaga
The Erigeron canadensis isolate Cc75 chromosome 2, C_canadensis_v1, whole genome shotgun sequence DNA segment above includes these coding regions:
- the LOC122586905 gene encoding uncharacterized protein LOC122586905; its protein translation is MIQRLVDNFLAVTKESVKTITYESLNHILRLINGFSAMLLAIMPGKTNMLEGIHGWELRPSFRGPRLPRWMENGVSSFNQFVHELSMDSDSASSVDYSSGEESNGDYDDDDDDYDYVSPPSPSSQSSRFSRASSRSRREKHRSHWFFSLVMWLLLPVRLITVIPLYLYSVFLSKGLKGPTSSQERVQTSQVHAGRKTLDYVVQLATDRRRGVIEDLHLGIEFFIETIFDGIHKAASCFLSPMDSLRELLRWSSPVAHPDDSSAYVTTATLGEDDPTPTERKARLNSPLNTDARTCQDVITELGYPYEAIKVVTADGYVLLLERIPRRDARKVVYLQHGVFDSSMGWVSNGVVGSPAFAAYDQGYDVFLGNFRGLVSREHVDRNMSSREYWRYSINEHGIQDIPAMIEKIHIVKTSELKSVPEIDTERTNHEQPYKICAICHSLGGAAILMYVITRRVEEKPHRLSRLILLSPAGFHHDSTFVLTALEYFLLWFAPILRPLVPAFYIPTRFFRMLVNKLARDFHNYPAVGGVVQTLMGYMLGGDNSNWVGAIGLPHYNMNDMPGVSFRVAHHLAQMKHARKFRMFDYGSPSANMEIYGSPEPLDLGEYYGLIDVPVDLVAGRKDKVIPPSMVRRHYRLMRDAGLEVSYNEFEYAHLDFTFSHREELMGYVMSRLLLDAPATKHKSLKLKKKEGRGEC